Part of the Cohnella candidum genome, TCCCGCTCATGTTGCTTTCCGTCGTGCTTGCCAGCGCTTATGTCTATTTGCGTTACCTCGTCTAACAATCTCCCCAGCGGTGAATGATTCTTTTCGTTTCCGCCGACCCTAAGGAAAGAACCGGAAAAGGCGTCGGAGAGGAGGGCCGCGATTGGATAGGTACCGTTGCATACGGAGGGTGGCGGCGCTTCTCTGCGCGTGCGTGCTTGTTGCGGCGATGGCCCGTTCCGAAGCTTTCGCCGAGCAGGGAAGCGGGAAGCCGAAAAAAATGCCTTGGGCGGAAATGCAAAAGCGCTACAAAGGCGTGTTCGTGCTGTCCGCTCCCCGCGAAGTTAGGAAAGTCGCGCTCACGTTTGACGACGTTCCGGATCCCCGTTATACGCCGTACGTGCTGGACGTTTTGAAAAGGAAGGGCGTTCACGCGACTTTCTTCGTGGTGGGGACAAGAGCGGGCAAACATCCGAACCTCGTGCGGCGGATCCACCGGGAAGGGCACGCCGTCGGCAACCATTCGTATTCTCATCCCGACTTTTCCAAGACTCCTCTGCTTAAAGCCCAAGAACAGATCCGCAGGACCGAGGATCGCCTGCAGTGGCTGCTCGGCTTCCGGCCGCGGCTGTTCCGTCCGCCGTACGGGGAAATCCTGCCGAAGCAGTTGGAATGGGCAAAAACCGCCGGCTATACCGTCGTCAACTGGGACGTGGATTCTTCCGATTGGCGCCAGCTCAAGTCGGGCGAAGTGTTCCGGAACGTGACGACGGCGGTGCGCCCGGGTTCCGTAATCCTGATGCACGCTGGAGGCGGGGAGGGCCAGAACCTCTCGGGCACGGTAGAAGCGCTTCCGAGGATCATCGATTGGCTGCGGAAGCACGATTACGAACCGGTCACGCTGCCGGAACTGATTGGAGTACCCGAGAAACGCGGAACGATTCCGCTTCCCTGAAACGTCGAAAAGCTCCCCTGATGGGGAGCTTTTCGCGTTTTCGTTCTCGTATTCGGCTCGGTTTCCTTACTTCAAAATGTACACTTTCACGCTCTGGAAACCGAAGCCCGAAACGAACGAGCGGGAGCCCGGAATGAAGATGTCGATCCGTTTCCCTTTGATCGCGCTGCCGGAATCGGTCGCGGTCGCGATCAAGCCGCCTTTGGGCAGGCCGTTGAAATCGTAGCCGGTGATGTACACCTTCGTGCCGAAAGGAATGACTTTCGGGTCGACGGCGATCGTGCCGAGCTTCAGCGGGTTGCCGAAATAGTCGACCGGACCCCAGCCGTTCTCTTCAGGAGCGTCGGAATAAGCCGTCGCTTTGATATCGAGCACCTTGGAGAACTCCAGCGATTGCCCGGCCATCGTCGTGACCGTTTTCCCGTCATTCGCGGACGGTTTGGCGGAAGCCGCTTTCGAAGATGCCGCTTTCACGGTTCCCGTAGGAATGTTCATCTTCAGTCCGTCGTAGATGTTGAGCGGATCCACGTTCGGATTCGCGCTCATCAGCCTCTGCACGGAGATGTCGAATTTCTTGGACAGCAGCCAGAACGTGTCCCCGTCGTGCGCCGTGTAAGAAGCGGTGGCCGCGTGGGCCGTCAGCCCGGGGAGAAGCAACGCGCCTCCAAGAAACAATGCGGCGGTACGGATGCCCGCCTTTTTCCAATGACCATTCAACAACGGTAAATCCTCCTTGTGCGGCCGGCGAGGTTAGCTGTCGGGTTCGGGCTGGGAGTACAACCCTACGCGCGGTCATGCGCGACTCACCCCAAGCGCGGCGTTGCCGCGCGGTGTTTCATGTCCCCCGCACTCATGATCGGGAGTTTGCGAAGCAAACTCTCCATTCGAGTTTTGGCCTTGTTTTGTTAATCGGCAAGCAGGGTAATGACCTTGCTTCCTTGGCAAAGAGAATACCATATCCCCCCTGCCCGTCCTAGCGGTAGTTGTTCCCAAAGCGCCGGAAACCCCCGTCACGACAGCTCTTTCGGCAGATGGGCGCCGCGCGCAAAAAAAGCAGACGTTTCCTCGATGAGAAAACGGATGGAAGGCGTCAGCCAGGCCGGATCCCCGTGTACGAGGGAGGTCGTCCGCTTGGTCTGCTCGAGGTTGCGGACCCGCACGACATACAGATCGTTATCCTCCAGCAGCTGCCTGCGCAGATAGGATTTCGGAAGCAGCGTGCCAGCCCGCGAAGCGGATAGAAGGCGGACGATCGCCTCGAACGAATCGATTTCCATCCGGACGTCCGGCTTCACGCCGTGGCGGCGGAGCAGCTCGTCCGTCAGCGTCCGATACCAGGTCCCCGGGGCGAAGAGGATCATCGGCAGTCCGTTCAGGTCCGCCATCTCGAGCTGCGTTTTTTCCAATATAAAATGGGTTCGCGGCAGCACGAGCATGAGATGATCGTCAAATAAGGGTAAACTGGTAATGGCGGGATCGTCGGCGACCGCGGAAGCGACCAGTCCGAAATCGACCTTGCGTTCCTTAACCAGCGTGGCGATCTCATGGGACTTGCCCGTGACCGCCTTGATTTCCAGACTCGGATGCTTCTCCGTCATCGCCGTGATGAGGTCGGGCAGCGTCGTTTGCAGGGTGGTGAGACTGGCGCCGATCGTGACGATTTGGGCTTCGTCCGTTTTGAAGGCATTCAGCTTCTGAAGGTACGAACCGTGAAACCTGCGGAGCTCCAGCGCGAACTCGTAGGTGAGCTGGCCGGCGGCCGTGAGCTCAAGCCTTTTGCCGATCCGGCGGAACAGCTCCACACCCAGCTCGGCCTCCAGCCGCGAGATGCGCCGGGACAGGGCGGGCTGAGAGACGTTGAGCCTCTCGGCGGCTTTGTTGAGGCTAGTATGCTCTACGACGGTGGCAAACAATCGCATATCCTCCAGCATGCGGATCGACCAACCTTTCCTATATGCAATATGGTTATAAGGTTTTATAAAAAATAAGCAGTTCCATTATAAGCGAAAATAGAGTAACCTTAAATGCGGTGACAACTCGGTGACGGAATTTGGAACGATTTGCGTATGCCCAATATCCGACCTTCAACCGAACGGACTCGAAAGGAGATTCAACTACGACATGAGTGGAAATTCGTACTTACCCCGTAAGCTGCATTCTTTATTGGGGGTCATTCCGCTGGGACTGTTCTTTATCGAGCATGCCCTGACGAACTACTCGGCCTTCGAAGGCGGGCAACAGGGATTCAAGGACAGCGTCGATTTCCTGCACAGCATGCCGCTGATCTTTTTCCTCGAATTGTTCGTCATCTGGCTGCCGATTCTGTTCCACGGCGTATACGGGCTGTATATCGCGTACCAGTCGAACCTCAACACGGGACGTTTCAGCTACGGCCGCAACTGGGCGTTCGCCCTGCAGCGGATCAGCGGCGTGATCACGTTCATTTTCGTGATCTGGCACGTCTGGGAAACCCGCATCCAAGTGGCGCTGGGCAATATCACGTACGACGAGCTCGGTACCCATATGCACGATATCGTATCCAATCCGGTTACGTTCGTCATCTACTTCATCGCGGTCGTCGCGGCCGTATTCCATTTCTCCAACGGCCTGTGGGCGTTCCTGGTCAGCTGGGGAATCACGATCGGACCGCGCGCTCAGCGCGTGTCGTCCAACATTTGCATGGGCATTTTCGTCATCGTGTCCGTGCTGTTCCTGCTGTCCCTGTTCGCTTTCCGCGGCGCTGAGTTCGCGTCGGCGGCGGCAGCGACGACGGCTATCAGCTCGGTAACGATCGGTTAAGGGGGAAAACACACCATGGCGAAAAATAAAATCATCATCGTAGGCGGCGGCCTCGCCGGCCTGATGGCCACCGTGAAGGCGGCCGAATCGGGCATGCGGGTCGACCTGTTCTCTCTGGTGCCGGTGAAGCGTTCGCACTCCGTGTGCGCGCAGGGCGGAATTAACGGCGCCGTCAATACGAAAGGCGAAGGTGACTCCCCTTGGGAGCATTTCGACGATACGGTTTACGGTGGCGACTTCCTGGCGAACCAACCGCCGGTCAAAGCGATGTGCGAAGCCGCGCCGGGCATTATTCACCTGATGGACCGGATGGGCGTTATGTTCAACCGGACGCCGGAAGGCCTGCTTGATTTCCGCCGGTTCGGCGGCACGAAGCATCACCGCACGGCGTTCGCCGGCGCGACGACCGGGCAGCAGCTCCTTTATGCGCTGGACGAGCAAGTCCGCCGCTGGGAAGCGGCCGGACTCGTACAGAAGTTCGAGCACTGGGAATTCACGTCGGTCGTCATCGATGACGACGGCGTCTGCCGCGGCATCACGGCGCAAAACCTCCGCTCGATGGAAGTGCAAACGTTCAAATCCGACGCGGTCATCCTGGCGACGGGCGGACCGGGCATCATTTTCGGCAAAACGACGAACTCCGTCATCAATACGGGAACCGCGGCCAGCGCGGTGTACCAGCAAGGCGTTTACTACGCCAACGGCGAATTCATCCAGATTCACCCGACGGCCATTCCCGGCGACGACAAGCTGCGCCTCATGAGCGAATCCGCCCGCGGCGAAGGCGGCCGGATCTGGACGTACAAGGACGGCAAACCGTGGTACTTCCTCGAAGAGAAATATCCGGCGTACGGAAACCTGGTGCCTCGCGACATCGCGACGCGCGAGATTTTCAGCGTCTGCGTCGACCAGAAGCTCGGCATCAACGGCGAGAACATGGTTTACCTGGACCTGTCGCATAAGGATCCCAAAGAGCTTGACGTTAAGCTCGGCGGCATCATCGAAATCTACGAGAAGTTCATGGGCGACGATCCGCGGAAAATCCCGATGAAGATTTTCCCGGCGGTCCACTACTCGATGGGCGGCATGTGGGTCGACTTCAACCAGATGACGAACATCCCCGGTTTGTTCGCTTGCGGCGAATGCGAGTACCAATACCACGGCGCGAACCGCCTTGGCGCGAACTCCCTGCTGTCCGCGATTTACGGCGGCATGGTCACCGGACCGAAAGCGATCGAGTACATCCGCGGCCTCAAGAAATCGGCCGAAGACGTATCCGAGAGCGTGTTCGAACGGGAAGCCCGCAAACAAACGCAGAAATACGAGTCGATCCTCGGCATGGACGGCAACGAGAATGCGTATGTTCTGCATAAAGAGCTCGGCGAATGGATGACGAACAACATGACCGTCGTCCGTTTCAACGACAAGCTGCAGCAAACGGTCGACAAAATCAAGGAACTGAAGCAGCGCTACGCCAAGATCAACATCAACGACACGGCGCGCTGGAACAATGCCGGCGTCGCCTTTACCCGCCAGCTGTGGAACATGCTGGAGCTGTCCGAAGCGATGACCGTAGGCGCTCTGATGCGGAACGAAAGCCGCGGCGCTCACTACAAGCCGGAATTCCCGGACCGCAATGACGAGGAGTTCCTGAAGACGACTAAAGCGAAGTGGACCGCGGAAGGACCGCAAATCTCCTACGAGGAAGTCGACGTTTCCCTGATCGCTCCTCGCATCCGCGACTACTCCACGGATAAGAAGAAGGAGGGATAACCCATGGCGGAAACGGCAACCAAACAACGTACCGTTAAATTCATCATCACGCGTCGGGAACGTCCGGAAGCCGCTCCTTACACCGAGGAGTTCGAGGTTCCCTACCGCCCGAACATGAACGTCATCAGCGCCTTGATGGAAATCCAGCGCAATCCCGTGAAAGCGGACGGGGGTTCTACTTCCCCGGTATGTTGGGAGTCCAACTGCCTTGAGGAAGTTTGCGGCGCGTGCTCGATGGTCATCAACGGCAAACCGCGCCAGGCTTGCTCGGCGCTCGTCGATAAGCTGGAACAGCCGATCCGGCTGGAGCCGATGTCGACGTTCCCGGTCGTACGCGACCTGGTCATTAACCGCGAGCGCATGTTCCAAGCGTTGAAAAAGGTCAAAGCGTGGATTCCGATCGACGGTACGTACGATCTCGGACCGGGTCCGCGGATGGCCGAGTCGAAGCGCCAATGGGCGTACGAGTTGTCCAAGTGCATGACGTGCGGCGTCTGCCTCGAAGCTTGCCCGAACGTCAACGACCGCAACTCGTTCATCGGGCCGGCTCCGATTTCGCAGGTTCGCCTGTTCAACGCCCATCCGACGGGCGAAATGAACGCTCACGAGCGTCTGGAAGCCTTGATGGACGACGGCGGCATCGAGGGCTGCGGAAACTCGCAGAACTGCGTCCGCTCCTGCCCGAAAGGCATCCCGCTGACGACGTCGATCGCGGCGATCAACAAAGACACGACCAAGCATATGTTCAAGAAATGGCTGACCATGTAATCGTACGAAGAAGCCTGTTGATTTCAGTCAACAGGCTTTTCTTTTTAAAAAGGCGGTAAAGGGGGGAAATCGGGAGATGAAAGATAACGCGAGGCCCGTGACGCGAGCTCAAGGTGCGACGATCGCCGTCATTTTGATTCTGGGCTCGCTGACGGCCTTCGGACCGTTGTCGATCGACATGTAC contains:
- a CDS encoding polysaccharide deacetylase family protein — encoded protein: MDRYRCIRRVAALLCACVLVAAMARSEAFAEQGSGKPKKMPWAEMQKRYKGVFVLSAPREVRKVALTFDDVPDPRYTPYVLDVLKRKGVHATFFVVGTRAGKHPNLVRRIHREGHAVGNHSYSHPDFSKTPLLKAQEQIRRTEDRLQWLLGFRPRLFRPPYGEILPKQLEWAKTAGYTVVNWDVDSSDWRQLKSGEVFRNVTTAVRPGSVILMHAGGGEGQNLSGTVEALPRIIDWLRKHDYEPVTLPELIGVPEKRGTIPLP
- a CDS encoding 3D domain-containing protein, with product MNGHWKKAGIRTAALFLGGALLLPGLTAHAATASYTAHDGDTFWLLSKKFDISVQRLMSANPNVDPLNIYDGLKMNIPTGTVKAASSKAASAKPSANDGKTVTTMAGQSLEFSKVLDIKATAYSDAPEENGWGPVDYFGNPLKLGTIAVDPKVIPFGTKVYITGYDFNGLPKGGLIATATDSGSAIKGKRIDIFIPGSRSFVSGFGFQSVKVYILK
- the sdhA gene encoding succinate dehydrogenase flavoprotein subunit → MAKNKIIIVGGGLAGLMATVKAAESGMRVDLFSLVPVKRSHSVCAQGGINGAVNTKGEGDSPWEHFDDTVYGGDFLANQPPVKAMCEAAPGIIHLMDRMGVMFNRTPEGLLDFRRFGGTKHHRTAFAGATTGQQLLYALDEQVRRWEAAGLVQKFEHWEFTSVVIDDDGVCRGITAQNLRSMEVQTFKSDAVILATGGPGIIFGKTTNSVINTGTAASAVYQQGVYYANGEFIQIHPTAIPGDDKLRLMSESARGEGGRIWTYKDGKPWYFLEEKYPAYGNLVPRDIATREIFSVCVDQKLGINGENMVYLDLSHKDPKELDVKLGGIIEIYEKFMGDDPRKIPMKIFPAVHYSMGGMWVDFNQMTNIPGLFACGECEYQYHGANRLGANSLLSAIYGGMVTGPKAIEYIRGLKKSAEDVSESVFEREARKQTQKYESILGMDGNENAYVLHKELGEWMTNNMTVVRFNDKLQQTVDKIKELKQRYAKININDTARWNNAGVAFTRQLWNMLELSEAMTVGALMRNESRGAHYKPEFPDRNDEEFLKTTKAKWTAEGPQISYEEVDVSLIAPRIRDYSTDKKKEG
- a CDS encoding LysR family transcriptional regulator, coding for MLEDMRLFATVVEHTSLNKAAERLNVSQPALSRRISRLEAELGVELFRRIGKRLELTAAGQLTYEFALELRRFHGSYLQKLNAFKTDEAQIVTIGASLTTLQTTLPDLITAMTEKHPSLEIKAVTGKSHEIATLVKERKVDFGLVASAVADDPAITSLPLFDDHLMLVLPRTHFILEKTQLEMADLNGLPMILFAPGTWYRTLTDELLRRHGVKPDVRMEIDSFEAIVRLLSASRAGTLLPKSYLRRQLLEDNDLYVVRVRNLEQTKRTTSLVHGDPAWLTPSIRFLIEETSAFFARGAHLPKELS
- a CDS encoding succinate dehydrogenase cytochrome b558 subunit — its product is MSGNSYLPRKLHSLLGVIPLGLFFIEHALTNYSAFEGGQQGFKDSVDFLHSMPLIFFLELFVIWLPILFHGVYGLYIAYQSNLNTGRFSYGRNWAFALQRISGVITFIFVIWHVWETRIQVALGNITYDELGTHMHDIVSNPVTFVIYFIAVVAAVFHFSNGLWAFLVSWGITIGPRAQRVSSNICMGIFVIVSVLFLLSLFAFRGAEFASAAAATTAISSVTIG
- the sdhB gene encoding succinate dehydrogenase iron-sulfur subunit, whose amino-acid sequence is MAETATKQRTVKFIITRRERPEAAPYTEEFEVPYRPNMNVISALMEIQRNPVKADGGSTSPVCWESNCLEEVCGACSMVINGKPRQACSALVDKLEQPIRLEPMSTFPVVRDLVINRERMFQALKKVKAWIPIDGTYDLGPGPRMAESKRQWAYELSKCMTCGVCLEACPNVNDRNSFIGPAPISQVRLFNAHPTGEMNAHERLEALMDDGGIEGCGNSQNCVRSCPKGIPLTTSIAAINKDTTKHMFKKWLTM